A part of Nitrospirota bacterium genomic DNA contains:
- a CDS encoding FAD-dependent oxidoreductase: MSKPSFHVVIPDYRYWKQNIKCQTGCPVNTDSRGYVQAIAAGNYEKAYWIARMPNPLASICGRVCAAPCELACRRGWIDEAVSIRALKRFVTERYGVEIQQDKNRFAANIIEKIRKAGSGISGILQSARKKDKPVSIVGAGPAGLACAHELALMGYSPIIYEMEKVAGGMCAVGIPAYRLPRDILQAEIDAIKALGVEIMLGVRIGKDVSLKKLYDESAAVLLSVGAKKARIIPVEGSKGKGVLGGADFLRDVSVGNEVIIGPKVVVVGGGNVAYDVARTAIRQQGVKSVSLVCLEDFEHMLADRIEIEEGAEEGIERFNSFGPDRINLDEWAAVRSMLFKKVISVFDSEGKFNPRYDESDTMTLPANTIIFSVGQAYDLSFLEQCGLDVHMTERGAIKVGPDNSTTSVPGLFVAGDLAYGPKLVIDAVASGKKVALLMHEYISGIRLSIRTTEEHEALPGNQVWHPVDYEKVRRRQVPAEIAEDRLKGGTVVEKGFAKDMAGEQGGRCLNCAVNTIFDGDRCILCGGCADVCPEYCLRLVSIESIKGDETLAALYRNRYGSDPAGTGSAIIKDEDRCIRCGLCAARCPVEAITMERFTFKEVLTSE, from the coding sequence ATGTCAAAGCCGTCATTTCATGTGGTCATTCCTGATTATCGTTATTGGAAACAGAATATCAAGTGCCAGACGGGTTGTCCGGTGAATACTGATTCACGCGGATACGTGCAGGCAATTGCGGCGGGTAATTATGAGAAGGCCTACTGGATAGCCCGGATGCCGAATCCACTGGCATCCATTTGTGGAAGGGTATGCGCCGCGCCCTGCGAGTTGGCCTGCCGCAGGGGATGGATCGACGAGGCTGTCTCCATACGAGCGCTCAAGCGCTTCGTTACTGAACGATATGGCGTGGAAATACAACAAGACAAAAACAGATTTGCAGCGAATATCATAGAGAAGATCAGGAAGGCGGGCAGCGGGATATCAGGCATACTGCAGTCCGCGCGCAAGAAGGACAAACCCGTCTCTATCGTTGGCGCGGGACCGGCCGGTCTTGCCTGCGCGCATGAACTGGCACTTATGGGGTATTCGCCGATCATCTACGAAATGGAAAAGGTCGCGGGAGGGATGTGCGCAGTCGGTATTCCGGCGTACCGGCTTCCCCGGGATATCCTTCAGGCCGAGATCGATGCGATAAAGGCCCTTGGCGTGGAGATCATGCTTGGGGTCCGGATAGGCAAGGACGTATCGCTGAAAAAACTCTACGATGAGTCCGCAGCGGTGCTCCTCTCTGTAGGCGCAAAGAAAGCACGGATCATTCCTGTCGAAGGCTCGAAAGGCAAAGGGGTCCTGGGCGGCGCTGATTTTTTGCGTGATGTTTCCGTCGGCAATGAGGTAATAATCGGGCCGAAGGTCGTGGTTGTCGGAGGCGGCAACGTGGCCTATGACGTGGCAAGGACGGCGATCCGGCAGCAGGGAGTGAAGTCGGTCTCGCTGGTATGCCTTGAAGACTTCGAACACATGCTTGCCGACAGGATCGAGATCGAAGAAGGCGCCGAGGAAGGTATCGAGCGTTTCAACAGCTTCGGGCCGGACCGGATCAATCTGGATGAGTGGGCGGCCGTGCGATCGATGCTTTTCAAAAAGGTCATCTCCGTATTCGACAGTGAAGGGAAATTCAATCCCCGGTACGACGAATCGGATACCATGACTCTTCCCGCAAACACGATCATTTTTTCCGTGGGTCAGGCATATGACCTGTCATTCCTTGAACAGTGCGGGCTTGATGTGCACATGACCGAGCGGGGAGCGATCAAGGTCGGTCCCGACAACAGCACCACATCGGTTCCCGGTCTGTTCGTGGCAGGAGACCTCGCGTACGGACCGAAGCTCGTTATCGACGCGGTGGCCAGCGGCAAGAAGGTCGCACTCCTCATGCACGAGTATATCAGCGGAATTCGCCTGAGCATCCGTACAACTGAAGAGCATGAGGCTCTTCCGGGCAATCAGGTGTGGCATCCGGTGGATTATGAGAAGGTGAGAAGGCGGCAGGTGCCCGCGGAGATTGCCGAGGACCGGCTGAAGGGCGGGACCGTCGTCGAAAAGGGGTTCGCGAAAGACATGGCCGGTGAGCAGGGCGGCAGATGCCTGAATTGCGCCGTGAATACGATCTTCGACGGAGACCGGTGCATCCTGTGCGGAGGCTGTGCCGATGTATGCCCCGAGTACTGTCTGCGGCTCGTCAGTATCGAGAGCATAAAAGGCGATGAGACCCTGGCGGCATTGTACCGCAACCGGTATGGAAGCGATCCCGCGGGCACGGGCTCGGCGATCATTAAAGATGAGGACCGGTGCATCCGGTGCGGCCTCTGCGCCGCGCGGTGTCCGGTGGAAGCCATTACCATGGAGCGATTTACCTTTAAGGAGGTGTTGACGAGTGAATAG
- a CDS encoding molybdenum cofactor guanylyltransferase — translation MVNAVILPMTGIVLAGGESRRMGRDKAFLILDGIPLIEHVLRTLRGIFPRTIIVTNNPSAYASYEAVVVTDAVEKRGPLTGIYSGLLKSTDEYNFVAACDMPFLNPDLIAYMAGLADGHDIVVPTIAGRVEPLHAIYSKRLLPIIEQRLQEDARQIQGIFGDARVRYVSDAEIDRYDPARRSFKNLNTPEDYKEATCLALECRS, via the coding sequence ATGGTAAATGCTGTAATTTTACCCATGACCGGTATCGTACTGGCAGGCGGGGAGAGCCGCCGGATGGGCAGGGACAAGGCATTTCTCATACTTGACGGGATCCCTCTGATCGAGCATGTTCTGAGGACGCTTCGCGGCATTTTTCCGCGGACCATCATCGTGACCAATAATCCTTCGGCTTATGCTTCATACGAGGCTGTCGTCGTCACCGATGCCGTTGAAAAGCGGGGTCCGCTTACGGGCATTTATTCGGGCTTGCTCAAATCAACGGATGAATATAATTTTGTGGCGGCTTGCGACATGCCTTTTTTAAATCCCGACTTGATCGCTTATATGGCCGGTCTTGCCGATGGACATGACATTGTCGTACCGACGATCGCTGGGCGTGTGGAACCGCTCCATGCGATATACTCGAAAAGGCTGTTGCCGATCATCGAGCAGCGGCTTCAGGAGGACGCCCGGCAGATCCAGGGTATCTTCGGAGATGCGCGAGTGAGATATGTAAGCGATGCGGAGATCGATCGCTATGATCCTGCAAGACGGTCGTTTAAAAATCTGAATACGCCAGAGGATTACAAGGAGGCAACATGTTTGGCCTTGGAATGCCGGAGCTGA
- a CDS encoding rhodanese-like domain-containing protein yields MKIKRHFALLSLCAILMMFVVLSHLMANSGQEEVLSALENTFDMIPEDGHIISAETLYNRMKSGKQDFVIVDTRPHIEDFETGHIPGALFIPWRDIVKADSLKKLPKGKDIILYCSTGHLENQALTALRTLGYKAYALRWGMMSWAETRHTDQALEQINKAKKSGYPVEKGMNAKIREEYKIRMQQHMGC; encoded by the coding sequence ATGAAAATAAAGCGGCATTTCGCACTCCTGAGCTTATGTGCGATACTCATGATGTTTGTCGTCCTCTCACATCTTATGGCAAACAGCGGGCAGGAAGAGGTCTTGTCCGCTCTCGAAAATACCTTTGACATGATACCAGAAGACGGTCATATTATTTCTGCCGAGACCCTTTACAACAGAATGAAGTCAGGCAAACAGGATTTTGTGATTGTTGATACCCGTCCGCACATTGAAGATTTTGAGACAGGCCATATTCCGGGCGCTCTCTTTATCCCTTGGCGCGATATCGTCAAAGCAGACAGTCTGAAGAAACTCCCCAAGGGCAAGGACATTATTCTCTATTGCAGCACAGGACACCTGGAGAACCAGGCACTCACCGCTCTGCGGACACTCGGCTACAAGGCATACGCCTTGCGATGGGGTATGATGTCCTGGGCGGAGACAAGACATACCGACCAGGCCCTAGAACAGATAAACAAGGCAAAAAAGTCCGGCTATCCTGTTGAAAAAGGTATGAACGCCAAAATCAGGGAAGAGTATAAAATAAGAATGCAGCAGCATATGGGTTGTTAA
- a CDS encoding ABC transporter permease, translated as MNFIETFRVAFEAILSNKVRSGLTMLGVIIGVMAVILLVSIGEGAQVYITKELTGLGTNLLIITPGKTSTRGGFHPPSAGTVRKLTYDDSLALRRRAWLLTDAVPLVFGTGKIKYRNMGRDTMVIGTTPEFQRVRNLFVDTGNYISQGDVDSKAKIIVLGTKVKEELFGAENPLGKVVTLSDARYRVVGVMLKKGTSLGMDIDDIVYVPVTSGQELFDTDSLFEIIASTPRSEDVERTIAQIREILIKRHAHKEDFTIQTQGAMLETMNTILGVLTAVLGGIAGISLVVGGIGIMNIMLVSVRERTREIGIRKALGARNRDIMAQFMIEAITLSGAGGVIGILLGVGIALLIPLFVTVLPTSVSAWSIIMAFTFSAAVGVFFGVYPARRAALQDPIQALRYE; from the coding sequence ATGAACTTTATAGAGACATTCCGTGTCGCCTTCGAGGCGATCCTCTCCAACAAGGTCCGCTCGGGGCTCACCATGCTCGGGGTGATCATCGGCGTCATGGCAGTGATCCTGCTCGTTTCCATCGGCGAGGGGGCGCAGGTGTATATCACGAAAGAACTGACCGGCCTCGGTACGAATCTTCTGATCATCACTCCGGGAAAAACGTCCACGCGCGGAGGGTTTCATCCTCCGTCGGCGGGCACGGTGCGCAAACTGACGTATGACGATTCGCTCGCGCTCAGGCGGCGCGCGTGGCTTCTGACCGATGCGGTGCCGCTCGTGTTCGGCACCGGAAAGATCAAGTACCGGAATATGGGCCGGGACACCATGGTGATCGGGACCACACCCGAGTTTCAGCGGGTTAGGAATCTTTTTGTGGACACCGGAAACTACATCTCCCAGGGCGATGTTGATTCAAAGGCCAAGATCATTGTGCTCGGCACGAAGGTCAAGGAAGAGCTGTTCGGCGCGGAAAACCCGCTCGGCAAGGTGGTGACGCTTTCGGATGCGCGCTACCGCGTGGTCGGCGTGATGCTCAAGAAGGGGACCAGTCTCGGCATGGACATCGACGATATCGTGTATGTTCCGGTCACCAGCGGACAGGAGCTCTTTGATACCGACTCGCTCTTTGAGATCATCGCGTCAACGCCGCGGTCCGAAGATGTTGAACGTACGATCGCCCAGATCAGGGAGATCCTGATCAAGCGGCATGCTCACAAGGAGGATTTCACCATTCAGACCCAGGGGGCCATGCTGGAAACGATGAACACGATCCTCGGCGTGCTCACGGCGGTACTCGGCGGCATCGCGGGCATCTCGCTTGTCGTGGGCGGCATCGGGATCATGAACATCATGCTGGTGTCGGTGCGGGAACGCACGCGCGAGATCGGCATCCGGAAGGCCCTGGGCGCCCGGAACAGGGACATCATGGCCCAGTTTATGATCGAGGCGATAACGCTCTCCGGCGCTGGCGGGGTGATCGGCATTCTGCTGGGGGTCGGTATTGCCCTGCTCATACCCTTGTTCGTGACCGTCCTTCCCACGAGCGTCTCGGCCTGGTCCATTATCATGGCGTTCACGTTCTCGGCGGCCGTGGGCGTGTTCTTCGGCGTGTACCCGGCGCGCAGGGCCGCGCTGCAGGACCCCATCCAGGCACTGCGGTATGAGTAG
- a CDS encoding ABC transporter ATP-binding protein: MINLKDITKTYRMGEVDFTVLSNVSLSVRKGELIAIMGPSGSGKSTIMNIIGCLDRPTSGSYRFEDREISAMSDDELASIRNVKIGFVFQTFNLLARFSALKNVEVPLIYSGVPARVRKERAVPMLEKVGLADRIQHKPTELSGGQQQRVAIARALVNNPPLLLADEPTGNLDSRSGEEILKLLTGLNEQGVTVIIVTHDQNVAARCKRIVNVKDGQIINDQVRA, encoded by the coding sequence ATGATCAATCTGAAAGACATAACCAAAACCTACCGCATGGGCGAAGTCGACTTCACCGTGCTTTCCAATGTTTCCCTGAGCGTACGAAAAGGGGAACTCATCGCCATCATGGGGCCGTCGGGTTCCGGGAAATCCACGATCATGAACATCATCGGATGCCTGGACCGTCCCACGAGCGGTTCGTACCGGTTCGAGGACCGGGAGATCAGCGCGATGTCCGATGATGAACTCGCGTCGATCAGGAACGTCAAGATCGGCTTCGTGTTCCAGACCTTCAATCTCCTCGCCCGATTTTCAGCGCTCAAGAACGTTGAAGTGCCGCTTATCTACAGCGGTGTCCCTGCGCGCGTGCGCAAAGAGCGGGCCGTTCCCATGCTCGAAAAGGTCGGGCTTGCCGATCGAATACAGCACAAACCGACCGAGCTCTCGGGAGGTCAACAACAGCGTGTGGCCATCGCGCGGGCGCTGGTGAACAACCCGCCGCTCCTGCTCGCCGACGAGCCCACGGGCAATCTCGACAGCCGCTCCGGTGAGGAGATACTGAAGCTCCTGACCGGGCTGAACGAGCAGGGGGTCACGGTCATAATCGTCACCCATGACCAGAATGTCGCGGCACGCTGCAAGCGCATCGTCAACGTGAAGGATGGACAGATCATAAACGATCAGGTGCGGGCATGA
- a CDS encoding efflux RND transporter periplasmic adaptor subunit, with protein sequence MLTIARIVKSKLVWISVLVVVVVIIVAMSGKKPISIKVIELKPGELRVIVNATTTSTVKSETEVTLSAQRTGRVIELPVKEGDIVKAGTLIARLDLAEESVQTGNALAQSKATYEEAGKNLKRSKDLFNKGMISQQDFDAVRRTHDVAKSQYQSSVADADVKSKYSIVRAPFDGVVAKKATEVGELLLPGKEIATIVNPDRIYILATIDEVDVGRLKMGQPVTITVDAFPGEIYQGTIKRISPIVSGGKLETRTADVWVTFNEKQQKIKPGMSADVEILVFTLPFVLSVPSQAVIEREGKKQVFTATGSAIKAGEKAVAKLKPVEIGETNWSFTQVTKGLVAGEFVITTPEAEGLKDGAKVKIEQ encoded by the coding sequence GTGTTGACCATAGCCAGGATAGTAAAAAGCAAACTTGTATGGATCTCCGTACTCGTGGTGGTAGTTGTCATCATCGTTGCCATGAGCGGAAAGAAGCCGATATCCATCAAGGTCATTGAGCTCAAGCCGGGAGAGCTCCGCGTCATCGTGAACGCTACGACCACATCCACCGTGAAATCCGAGACAGAGGTCACACTTTCCGCTCAGCGCACGGGCAGAGTAATTGAACTCCCCGTGAAAGAGGGGGACATTGTCAAGGCCGGAACGCTTATAGCCCGGCTTGATCTGGCGGAAGAGTCGGTCCAGACCGGGAACGCGCTGGCGCAGAGCAAGGCAACGTATGAAGAGGCGGGAAAGAACCTGAAGCGTTCGAAAGACCTGTTCAACAAGGGCATGATCTCCCAGCAGGATTTTGATGCGGTTCGCAGGACCCATGACGTGGCGAAATCGCAGTACCAGTCATCGGTCGCCGATGCGGATGTGAAAAGCAAGTACTCGATCGTACGGGCGCCTTTTGACGGCGTGGTCGCAAAAAAAGCCACCGAGGTGGGTGAACTCCTGTTGCCGGGGAAGGAGATCGCCACGATCGTGAATCCTGACAGGATCTATATTCTTGCCACGATCGATGAAGTTGATGTAGGAAGGCTTAAGATGGGACAACCGGTGACGATCACCGTCGACGCTTTCCCGGGAGAGATATATCAGGGTACGATCAAGCGGATCTCCCCGATCGTGAGCGGCGGGAAGCTCGAAACGCGCACGGCCGACGTTTGGGTCACTTTCAATGAGAAGCAGCAAAAGATCAAACCCGGAATGTCCGCTGATGTCGAGATACTCGTTTTCACCCTCCCCTTTGTGCTTTCGGTTCCGTCTCAGGCGGTCATCGAGCGGGAAGGAAAAAAACAGGTGTTTACGGCGACAGGCAGCGCCATCAAGGCGGGAGAAAAGGCCGTTGCAAAGCTCAAGCCGGTCGAGATCGGAGAGACAAATTGGAGCTTCACGCAGGTGACGAAGGGCCTTGTCGCGGGAGAGTTCGTCATCACCACGCCGGAGGCCGAAGGGTTGAAGGACGGGGCGAAAGTGAAGATCGAACAATAG
- a CDS encoding SRPBCC domain-containing protein has translation MPKREVTFTVKLPIKSVWSFMIDRKEVGCLFPGCKGVEILNDMDSIWTIKMSLGPFSRTIVMNAHTTDMVHHERITWTATHEHLVTSGLVLFKKVSDDETEITYHLEGHVTDHFSFLQDIVVAEKLGELTRGFMKGIKERLEYNAQNEA, from the coding sequence ATGCCGAAGAGAGAAGTAACATTCACCGTGAAACTGCCGATCAAAAGCGTTTGGTCATTTATGATCGACCGGAAGGAGGTCGGCTGTCTTTTTCCGGGATGCAAGGGTGTGGAGATCCTGAACGACATGGATTCCATCTGGACGATCAAGATGTCGCTCGGGCCTTTCTCACGCACGATCGTGATGAACGCGCACACGACCGATATGGTTCATCATGAGCGGATAACATGGACCGCGACGCATGAACACCTGGTCACCTCGGGGCTCGTTTTGTTCAAGAAGGTCTCCGACGATGAAACGGAGATCACCTACCACCTTGAGGGGCATGTGACCGACCACTTTTCATTTCTTCAGGACATTGTCGTTGCCGAAAAGCTTGGAGAATTGACCCGCGGTTTTATGAAGGGCATCAAGGAACGTCTTGAGTATAACGCTCAGAATGAGGCCTGA
- a CDS encoding TolC family protein produces MRFLSVIIILSAVLLSSANAAEMFSLRGCIETALKNQPAIRAARESVNAGQGRVTQARSPYLPQVSASTGYSENHSLGGAFGDSTAKSYTTTLSVNQVLYDFGRSGNTLDAARSGARSTELDEQRVIQESILNVKQAYFALLQAKKLVIVSQKTREQAESHLRQAEAFFRAGSRPKFDVTRAEVEVNSAQLGLINAMNSVRIRTLTLYNAMGIDPAGDLDIEDILSVPVTIPTFEQALEDAVKNRPEMLKNEADREAAKARVKREQSNYFPTLSANGAYNWANGTQEMGPFKGDIQNSWNAGVLLTIPLFEGGITSGKVSEARANLRVLEAQGYLMRQSIVIELNQANADIESASARIAVMELSKKKARENLELAQGRYEAGVGPYIEVTDAQVASVNAETDHVQALYDYQLAAARFFKAMGRIE; encoded by the coding sequence ATGCGGTTTTTAAGTGTCATTATTATATTGTCGGCGGTCCTTCTTTCTTCGGCGAACGCGGCTGAGATGTTCAGTCTTCGCGGCTGTATCGAAACCGCACTCAAGAACCAGCCTGCGATCAGGGCTGCGCGGGAAAGCGTGAATGCAGGACAGGGACGCGTGACGCAGGCCAGGTCGCCCTACCTGCCGCAGGTCAGTGCGAGCACCGGCTATTCCGAGAACCATTCATTGGGCGGCGCTTTCGGCGACAGCACGGCAAAAAGCTACACCACAACACTGTCCGTCAATCAGGTGCTCTATGATTTTGGGAGGTCCGGCAATACGCTCGATGCGGCGCGCTCAGGCGCGCGCTCGACGGAGCTGGATGAGCAGCGCGTTATTCAAGAATCAATCCTGAACGTGAAGCAGGCGTATTTCGCCTTGCTCCAGGCGAAGAAACTCGTGATCGTGTCGCAAAAAACACGTGAACAGGCGGAAAGCCACCTTCGGCAGGCAGAGGCCTTTTTCCGGGCCGGGTCCAGGCCGAAGTTTGATGTAACCCGTGCAGAAGTGGAAGTGAACAGCGCGCAGCTTGGATTGATCAATGCCATGAACAGCGTGAGGATCCGTACGCTTACGCTGTACAATGCGATGGGCATCGATCCGGCAGGCGACCTTGACATCGAGGACATCCTCTCCGTACCGGTTACCATACCGACGTTCGAGCAGGCGCTGGAAGATGCGGTCAAGAACCGTCCGGAGATGCTCAAGAATGAAGCAGACCGGGAGGCGGCAAAGGCCCGGGTCAAGAGGGAACAATCAAATTATTTTCCGACATTGTCCGCGAATGGCGCGTACAACTGGGCGAACGGGACGCAGGAAATGGGGCCCTTCAAAGGCGACATCCAGAACAGCTGGAACGCGGGCGTATTGCTGACGATACCCCTGTTCGAAGGGGGGATCACCAGCGGAAAGGTCAGCGAGGCGCGGGCAAATCTGCGCGTTCTTGAAGCGCAGGGATATTTGATGCGGCAATCCATCGTTATTGAACTGAATCAGGCGAATGCGGACATCGAGAGCGCATCGGCCCGCATAGCGGTGATGGAGTTGTCAAAGAAGAAGGCCCGGGAAAACCTCGAACTTGCCCAGGGCAGATACGAGGCCGGCGTGGGACCCTATATCGAAGTGACCGATGCGCAGGTCGCTTCGGTCAATGCCGAGACCGACCACGTCCAGGCGCTTTATGATTATCAGCTTGCGGCAGCGCGGTTTTTCAAGGCAATGGGACGGATTGAGTGA
- a CDS encoding phosphatase PAP2 family protein, translating into MRTFLTPIDRLTLCLLALLMAVMLFFVPTVHAWPQPGLTYLLLALTIISLAVLDRRAGTGKILSSIRVFAPIAIIAIIFNSLGDLITGIGNRHYDDILIQADYALFGVHPTVWMERFNDPLLTGLLQAAYMSYYGMPIALALALYFRENNDAFNSAVFAILLCFYLSYIGYLLVPAVGPRYTLGHVQTAELRAGPVTLWIRQALDGLEHNKTDAFPSGHTAVALVTLVYAWKYREKVLSWILVPAVSALIFSTVYLRYHYVVDVIAGVLLAALTILIAPKTYRLFSGSSDRPQG; encoded by the coding sequence ATGCGGACGTTTCTCACACCGATCGACCGCCTCACCCTTTGTCTGCTCGCGCTGCTTATGGCAGTCATGCTGTTCTTCGTCCCGACCGTGCATGCCTGGCCGCAGCCCGGGTTGACCTATCTCCTGCTCGCTCTCACCATTATATCACTCGCCGTGCTGGACCGTAGAGCAGGCACGGGGAAAATACTCTCGTCGATCCGTGTTTTTGCTCCCATCGCGATCATCGCGATCATCTTTAACAGCCTCGGAGACCTTATCACCGGCATCGGGAACCGGCATTACGATGATATCCTCATCCAGGCCGACTACGCACTCTTCGGCGTTCATCCGACCGTATGGATGGAGCGGTTCAACGACCCTCTGCTCACCGGACTGCTCCAGGCCGCATATATGAGTTATTATGGTATGCCGATCGCGCTCGCCCTTGCCCTCTATTTCAGAGAGAATAACGATGCATTTAACAGCGCCGTCTTCGCCATTCTGCTTTGCTTCTATCTTTCTTACATCGGATACCTGCTCGTGCCTGCCGTGGGCCCGCGGTACACGCTCGGTCATGTCCAGACAGCCGAACTCCGGGCAGGCCCGGTGACGCTGTGGATCCGGCAGGCCCTCGACGGACTTGAGCACAACAAGACCGACGCCTTCCCGAGCGGTCATACCGCCGTGGCGCTCGTAACGCTCGTGTATGCCTGGAAATACCGCGAGAAGGTGTTGTCCTGGATACTCGTGCCGGCAGTATCAGCGTTGATCTTCTCGACGGTGTATCTCAGATATCACTACGTCGTCGATGTCATCGCCGGTGTTCTGCTCGCCGCGCTGACCATTCTGATCGCTCCGAAGACGTACCGGCTTTTCTCCGGATCATCCGACCGTCCGCAAGGCTAA
- a CDS encoding pyridoxal phosphate-dependent aminotransferase family protein: protein MAAGYYPYFHVVESQQDPEVIVGGKKMIMLGSNNYLGLTSHPEVKTAAIEAVKKYGSGCAGSRFLNGTLDIHVELEEKLATFFRKDAALMFSTGYQTNLGIISSLAGKDDVVVIDKLDHASIIDACRLSFGEVKKFRHNDMSSLEFVLKECGARGKLVVVDGVYSMEGDIAPLPDIVPLCRKYGARLMVDDAHGIGVLGKTGRGTAEHFGMEKDVDIIMGTYSKSLASIGGFVVADEDIIHFMKHHSRPLIFSASPPPASVASVIAALDIIDREPERRERLWHNTNKILKAFKHMGFDTGVSETPIIPLVMGEMETAFMMWKTLQEQGVFVNPVVPPAVQQGRCMIRTSYMATHTDEMLDRALDIIEKAGKKLGVI from the coding sequence ATGGCTGCCGGATATTATCCCTATTTCCATGTGGTGGAATCGCAGCAGGACCCCGAAGTGATCGTCGGAGGAAAGAAGATGATCATGCTCGGGTCAAACAACTATCTGGGCCTTACGAGCCATCCGGAGGTGAAGACGGCGGCCATTGAGGCAGTCAAAAAGTATGGAAGCGGATGCGCCGGCTCGCGCTTTTTGAACGGCACGCTTGATATCCACGTGGAACTCGAGGAAAAGCTTGCAACGTTCTTTCGCAAGGACGCCGCCCTCATGTTTTCCACCGGATATCAGACGAACCTCGGCATCATTTCTTCTCTTGCGGGCAAGGACGATGTCGTGGTGATCGACAAACTTGATCATGCCAGCATCATCGACGCCTGCAGGCTGTCGTTCGGGGAGGTCAAGAAATTCAGGCATAATGACATGAGCAGCCTTGAGTTCGTATTGAAGGAGTGCGGAGCCAGGGGCAAGCTCGTGGTTGTTGACGGCGTGTACAGCATGGAAGGGGATATCGCGCCGCTTCCGGACATCGTGCCGCTCTGCAGGAAATACGGCGCCCGGCTCATGGTGGACGATGCCCACGGCATCGGAGTGCTGGGGAAGACCGGCCGGGGCACCGCCGAACATTTCGGCATGGAAAAGGACGTGGACATCATCATGGGCACGTACAGCAAATCGCTTGCCTCGATCGGGGGGTTTGTGGTGGCCGACGAGGACATCATTCATTTCATGAAGCATCATTCACGGCCGCTGATCTTCTCGGCAAGCCCGCCGCCCGCTTCCGTAGCCTCGGTGATCGCGGCGCTCGACATCATCGACCGGGAGCCGGAGCGCAGGGAGCGTCTCTGGCACAACACGAACAAGATTTTGAAGGCCTTCAAACATATGGGTTTTGACACCGGTGTTTCGGAGACGCCTATCATTCCGCTCGTCATGGGCGAGATGGAAACGGCGTTCATGATGTGGAAGACGTTGCAGGAACAGGGCGTGTTCGTGAATCCGGTGGTGCCGCCGGCCGTGCAGCAGGGGCGGTGCATGATCCGTACCAGCTATATGGCGACCCATACCGATGAAATGCTCGATCGGGCACTGGATATAATTGAGAAGGCCGGGAAGAAACTGGGCGTGATTTGA